From Vanrija pseudolonga chromosome 1, complete sequence, a single genomic window includes:
- the tea4 gene encoding Tip elongation aberrant protein Tea4 has protein sequence MAAAVHIAPQMGGMGTHAIGGGPGQAQYGAYQSGGLSVLEDSDDGDHERIDEDMEAYYAQHDYQQHVHQHQMMQSRGMQYHDDDDDDMDDEDVEDEDMYSETSEESVLPDENIDFGLIYALHTFLATVEGQASVVKGDSLLLLDDANSYWWLVRVLKTEDVGYIPAENVETPYERLARLNKHRNIDIAAATSEDKAALPDVPVKESKLKSLIGWKRSPQLQETSFDDDDDPETRANRRVVFAPPTFFEHPGVTWSDDEEDEEDDDDTHIIDGGEPASSSHEVDDEDVHDQINVDHELGFEVEPDDGVEWAQDAVEAQRNAAQVTVVDTSAPLAVPAEVAAAAAASPTASMSVFDTSLDVSSDAHGSLASDMPSTTETAQFGTATVVAGVAGAAAGAAGLAALGSQHLGHTNVNQHPPAPDRSPSPSVSHSALSRTNPTPPPHRAPFTPSPIASASPDYNPNQSFTETTETLASPSAAAPASSDLHAPSTSGQIAPSSTAPSTPPRSSSLGRSGSLQSPRSSNLTSPPPLRPPRRATMRYQDAFDIARLNTIVHARAKELKRTTPVPNRRAPPQMDAVQRVYYGEKAEMDNIHPDIRACFVHVLAKMDTFDREIDEILGSLVPAH, from the exons ATGGCGGCTGCAGTCCACATTGCGCCGCAGATGGGCGGGATGGGCACTCACGCAATAGGAGGCGGCCCAGGACAAGCACAGTACGGCGCATACCAGAGCGGCGGCCTATCAGTCCTCGAAGACTCGGACGACGGGGATCACGAGAGAATTGATGAAGACATGGAAGCGTACTATGCCCAACACGACTACCAACAGCATGTCCATCAGCATCAAATGATGCAGTCTCGAGGAATGCAgtaccacgacgacgacgacgacgacatggacgacgaggatgtcgaggacgaggacatgTACAGCGAGACGTCCGAGGAGAGTGTCCTTCCCGACGAGAACATCGACTTTGGTCTCATCTACGCACT GCAtaccttcctcgccaccgtgGAAGGCCAAGCCTCTGTTGTCAAGGGCGACTCTCTATTGTTACTCGACGATGCCAACTCGTACTGGTGGCTCGTGCGCGTGCTCAAAACAGAGGACGTTGGTTACATCCCAGCCGAGAACGTCGAAACGCCTTACGAGCGACTGGCGCGTCTGAACAAGCATCGCAACATTGACATTGCGGCTGCGACAAGCGAAGACAAGGCCGCCCTACCCGATGTACCGGTCAAGGAGAGCAAGTTGAAGAGCTTAATAGGGTGGAAGCGGAGCCCACAATTACAGGAGACCtcctttgacgacgacgacgacccagaGACACGTGCCAACCGCCGTGTAGTGTTCGCGCCGCCAACGTTCTTCGAGCACCCGGGCGTTACGTGgagcgacgatgaggaggacgaggaggatgatgacgATACGCACATcatcgacggcggcgagcccgcATCATCATCccacgaggtcgacgacgaggacgttcACGACCAGATCAACGTTGACCACGAGCTCGGCTTCGAAGTAGAGCCCGATGACGGGGTCGAGTGGGCCCaggacgcggtcgaggcccAGCGCAACGCTGCGCAGGTCACTGTCGTCGACACATCAGCGCCTCTGGCGGTCCCCGCAGaggtggctgctgctgccgctgctaGCCCTACGGCCAGCATGTCCGTCTTCGACACGAGCCTCGACGTGTCCTCGGATGCTcacggctcgctcgcttccgACATGCCCTCTACGACTGAGACGGCGCAGTTTGGAACCGCCACCGTGGTCGCCGGCGTTGCTGgcgcggctgccggcgctgctggtcTTGCCGCTCTTGGTTCGCAGCACCTCGGCCACACCAACGTCAACCAGCACCCGCCAGCTCCGGaccgctcgccatcgccgtcaGTATCACACTCGGCTTTATCCCGCACAAACCCCACACctccgccgcaccgcgcgccgtTCACCCCATCACCCATTGCCTCGGCCAGTCCCGATTACAACCCGAACCAGTCGTTCACGGAGACGACCGAGACGCTGGCCAGCCCCTCGGCTGCTGCTCCAGCCTCGAGCGACCTCCACGCACCTTCCACCTCGGGACAGATTGCGCCGTCGAGCACTGCTCCGtccacgccgcctcggtcaTCATCACTGGGCCGTTCAGGCTCGCTCCAGTCGCCCCGCTCGTCCAACCTcacgtcgccaccgccgctccggccacctcgccgcgccacgATGCGGTACCAGGACGCGTTCGACATTGCGCGTCTCAACACGATTGTCCACGCTCGCGCCAAGGAGCTGAAGCGCACGACACCTGTGCCCaaccgccgcgctccgccgcaGATGGACGCTGTCCAGCGCGTCTACTATGGCGAAAAGGCCGAAATGGACAACATTCACCCCGACATTCGCGCCTGCTTTGTGCATGTCCTCGCCAAGATGGACACCTTTGACCGAGAAATTGACGAAATCCTGGGCTCCCTAGTGCCCGCACACTAG
- the pkgB gene encoding Protein kinase 2, whose product MVAVQYKIPLPTSPPPSPPRNASSTMVPTPSSSSRAALKSAIAPASIPTPDTSGDDLKNGESPPRPSWSRSRPIMPLLSDFELVRVLGKGCAGRVLLVKHTPTSRVHAMKAISKRAVLANDELDHTLAEQHILQHFASSERRSAFISRLYYSFTDKENFYLVMEFYPGGDLATQMEIHGILGPLRTRFYTCDIVAGLEHLHREGILVRDLKPENILLNWHGHAVLADFGLSKSFGYRGDPVPVKLPADYIDGKGDPPPHAGKGFGSYRKGELTWDRAFSFVGTQEYLAPEVIKRNHYTYAIDWWALGCIVCECLTGRVPFRGSDNESNAELYDRVINAPWDALYRGDHPKVYLKERYRIDNTTYDFIEGLLAKEPMFRLTEPCVKSHPYFTNVDWDTVDKGDYQDPFQLEIDPVAEYNTQFFPRLCLEETPTVDMRGHDYGKDPDDASNNPLNNDDVYAAAQDEFRNELASFDWTCQNAYDIDDTFDDQDEDDQLVEEEDLYAVDNASVEQAHTNLSTPEITTNQDSVVSEDTVRTPTPPLEPASAKDQTPPTSPSPVPTLVDTPKRAELTDTAKPAAVIVDKVVVEPTPPPLASAPTSPRSPVAASDALSEPLSPPTIQTPIPASPSKLGPINSSPIPTVEVHDLSAPPLAPADTRELSISPHQSPGGLSVRLPSGPPSGGLSVSDVISVPGSPNLIIRRHRQAPSIDAYPHHPRLSVEVNGIISQLGDEDWEQLDAETIPEATNGADAAGQTRPSLLARVGMLGRRPSVRGLASRQTSAVRVPSGLRKGVSAESDTSSEQSSNKGRQPLFATRGYENTKKALIKAFPPTQRRPSSDNVRPATPTSTSPSPVASIRAVVPINTPATLPKSVSMRETSLREPDTPSTSKRTSVLSAFSSSSKRTSSRSGDLGLLFSRPKSRKGKERRSRTMAPGGNSSWNPPAEAEDAAPALPSIPRIELIETPPIVWELDVDQAKH is encoded by the exons ATGGTAGCGGTCCAGTACAAGATTCCTTTGCCAAcatcgccgccaccgagccCACCCAGAAACGCATCATCAACAATGGTACCAACACCGTCATCAAGCAGCCGTGCGGCGCTCAAGTCGGCCATTGCCCCAGCGTCGATCCCAACGCCAGATACCTCGGGTGACGACTTGAAGAATGGCGAGTCACCGCCACGCCCCAGCTGGTCAAGATCTCGGCCCATCATGCCCCTGCTGAGCGACTTTGAACTGGTCCGCGTACTTGGCAAGGGCTGCGCTGGAAGG GTGCTCCTGGTCAAGCACACGCCCACTTCGAGGGTTCACGCCATGAAGGCCATTTCAAAGCGAGCCGTGCTGGCAAacgacgagcttgaccaCACGCTTGCCGAGCAGCACATCTTGCAGCACTTTGCGTCGAGCGAACGGCGCAGCGCCTTCATCTCACGCCTCTACTACTCGTTTACGGACAAGGAGAACTTTTATCTCGTGATGGAGTTTTACCCCGGAGGTGATCTCGCGACCCAGATGGAGATCCATGGCATTCTCGGCCCATTAAGGACACGCTTCTACACGTGTGACATCGTCGCAGGCCTTGAGCACCT GCACCGAGAAGGAATCCTCGTCCGCGACCTCAAGCCAGAAAACATTTTGTTGAACTGGCATGGGCACGCCGTCTTGGCCGACTTTGGCCTGTCAAAATCCTTTGGCTACCGAGGAGACCCCGTCCCAGTCAAGCTTCCCGCCGACTACatcgacggcaagggcgatCCTCCTCCCCACGCGGGCAAGGGCTTTGGCTCGTACCGCAAAGGCGAGTTAACGTGGGACCGTGCGTTCTCTTTTGTCGGCACACAAGAATACCTCGCGCCCGAAGTGATCAAGCGCAACCACTACACCTACGCCATCGACTGGTGGGCGCTGGGCTGTATCGTCTGTGAATGCTTGACGGGGCGCGTGCCGTTCAGAGGCAGCGATAACGAGAGCAAT GCCGAGCTGTACGACCGAGTGATCAACGCTCCTTGGGATGCCCTGTATCGAGGTGACCACCCCAAAGTCTACCTCAAGGAACGGTACAGGATTGACAATACGACCTATGACTTTATCGAGGGG CTGTTGGCAAAGGAGCCAATGTTCCGTCTGACAGAACCATGCGTCAAGTCACATCCCTATTTCACCAACGT TGACTGGGACACGGTCGACAAGGGCGACTACCAAGACCCTTTCCAGCTCGAGATCGACCCCGTGGCCGAGTACAACACACAGTTCTTCCCAAGGCTCTGCCTGGAAGAGACGCCGACAGTCGACATGCGAGGTCACGACTATGGCAAGgaccccgacgacgcgtcCAACAACCCTCTCAACAATGACGACGTGTACGCCGCAGCTCAGGACGAGTTTAGAAACGAACTCGCGTCCTTTGACTGGACCTGCCAGAACGCATACGACATTGACGACACTTTTGACGACCAAGACGAAGACGACCAACTTGTAGAAGAAGAAGACCTTTACGCCGTAGACAACGCCTCAGTGGAGCAAGCCCACACCAACCTCAGCACACCAGAAATCACCACTAATCAAGACTCTGTCGTTTCGGAAGACACGGTCCGGACACCCACGCCTCCTTTGGAACCCGCCTCTGCCAAGGACCAGACTCCTCCAACATCACCGAGCCCGGTCCCTACACTGGTCGACACCCCCAAGCGAGCGGAACTCACCGACACCGCCAAGCCGGCGGCCGTCATTGtggacaaggtcgtcgtcgagccgacTCCGCCACCTTTGGCGTCTGCGCCGACTTCTCCTCGCTCCCCAGTGGCCGCCTCCGACGCCCTTTCAGAACCCCTGTCTCCCCCTACCATCCAAACACCCATTCCTGCATCGCCCTCCAAGCTTGGGCCTATTAATTCATCCCCCATTCCCACGGTTGAGGTGCACGACCTTTCTGCTCCTCCCCTTGCCCCGGCAGACACTCGTGAACTTTCGATCAGCCCGCATCAGTCTCCAGGCGGCTTGTCCGTCCGGCTGCCATCGGGCCCACCATCTGGTGGTCTGTCGGTTTCCGACGTTATTTCAGTCCCAGGCTCACCCAACCTTATCATTCGCCGTCACCGTCAAGCACCCAGTATCGACGCAtacccccaccacccaagACTTTCGGTCGAGGTCAATGGCATTATttcgcagctcggcgacgaagactgggagcagctcgacgccgagaccatCCCCGAGGCGACCAACggagccgacgccgcgggtCAGACGCGGCCCTCTCTCCTGGCCCGTGTTGGCATGCTCGGACGCCGCCCGTCGGTTCGTGGCCTGGCCTCGCGCCAGACATCGGCTGTCCGTGTCCCATCGGGGCTGCGCAAGGGCGTgagcgccgagtcggacacGTCATCGGAGCAGAGCTCGAACAAGGGCCGCCAGCCGCTGTTTGCCACCCGTGGATACGAAAACACCAAGAAGGCATTGATCAAGGCGTTCCCTCCAACGCAACGACGACCTAGCTCGGACAATGTCCGACCTGCCACGCCGACTTCGACGTCGCCATCGCCTGTTGCTTCGATCCGCGCTGTCGTGCCAATCaacacgccggcgacgctCCCCAAGTCGGTATCGATGCGGGAGACGTCACTTCGCGAGCCCGACACACCTTCGACCAGTAAGCGGACGTCGGTCTTGTCCGCAttctcgtcgagcagcaagcGAACGTCGTCTCGGTCAGGCGACTTGGGCCTCTTGTTCTCGAGACCAAAGTCTCGaaagggcaaggagcgccGCTCACGTACGATGGCGCCAGGAGGCAACTCGTCGTGGAACCCGccagccgaggccgaagacGCTGCTCCTGCGCTCCCTAGTATTCCTCGCATTGAACTGATAGAGACGCCGCCCATTGTCTGGGAGCTGGACGTCGACCAGGCCAAGCACTAG
- the gtr-1 gene encoding Glutathione reductase yields the protein MPPLPLKQAEEVGEYDLFVIGGGSGGLGAARRASGQYGAKVGLAEASYRLGGTCVNVGCVPKKVMWYTSEVASALRKAASYGFGDDATNYKIAESFDWHKLKEKRDAYIHRLNGIYDRNLANDKVDYHEGFASFIDKNTLNIKQHDGTSYQVKAKKIVVAVGGQPTVPTDEEIPGASLGINSDGFFDIEQQPKRVAVVGAGYIAVELAGIFNGLGSETHLLIRYDSVLRTFDPILSDTLVPWAEKEGLNIHKQTNVKKVEKTASGSLLVHLDSSDKPLEVDVLVWAIGRNSNIAGVGLDKVGVEVDKKGDIIVDKYQNTNVDGIYAIGDVQGKALLTPVAIAAGRRLSNRLFGGPQYKDEYLSYENIPSVVFSHPTIGSVGLSEPEARKKYGDDKIKIYKTAFRAMQGAMLDEAHKAPTAYKLVTLLPNEQVIGLHIIGEGSDEILQGFAVAVKMGATKKDFDDTVAIHPTSAEELVTMR from the exons ATGCCCCCCCTTCCCTTgaagcaggccgaggaggtcggcgagtA CGACCTCTtcgtcatcggcggcggctctggcggcctcggcgcagcg cgccgcgcgtccGGCCAGTACGGCGCCAAGGTCGgtctcgccgaggcgagctaccgcctcggcggcacctGCGTCAACGTCGGCTGTGTCCCCAAGA AGGTCATGTGGTACACGTCCGAGGTTGCCAGCGCGCTCCGCAAGGCCGCCTCGTACGGCTTTGGTGACGACGCCACCAACTACAAGATCGCCGAAAGCTTTGACTGgcacaagctcaaggagaagcGTGACGCCTACATTCACCGTCTGAACGGTATCTA CGACCGTAACCTTGccaacgacaaggtcgactACCACGAGGGCTTCGCGTCGTTCATTGACAAGAACACGCTCAACATCAAGCAGCACGACGGTACCTCGTACCaggtcaaggccaagaagattGTCGTTGCCGTTGGTGGCCAGCCTACGGTccccaccgacgaggagatccCCGGCGCTTCGCTCGGCATCAACTCGGACGGCTTCTTCGACatcgagcagcagcccaagcgcgtcgccgtcgtcggtgccggctacattgccgtcgagcttgcTGGCATCTTCAACGGTCTCGGCTCCGAGACCCACCTCCTCATCCGCTACGACTCTGTCCTTCGCACCTTTGACCCCATCCTCTCGGACACTCTCGTCCCCtgggccgagaaggagggtCTCAACATCCACAAGCAGACCAACGTCAAGAAGGTGGAGAAgacggcctcgggctcgctcctcgtccacctcgactCGTCGGACAAGcccctcgaggtcgacgtccttgTCTGGGCCATTGGCCGTAACTCGAACATTGCCGGCGTTGGCCTTGACAAGGTCGGTGTCGAGGTTGACAAGAAGGGCGACATCATTGTCGACAAGTACCAGAACACCAACGTCGACGGCATCTACGCTATTGGTGACGTCCAGGGCAAGGCTCTCCTCACCCCCGTCGCCATTGCTGCCGGCCGTCGCTTGAGTAACCGTCTCTTTGGTGGCCCCCAGTACAAGGACGAGTACCTGTCGTACGAGAACATCCCTTCGGTCGTCTTCTCGCACCCCACCATTGGCTCGGTCGGTCTGTCAGAACCCGAGGCCCGCAAGAagtacggcgacgacaagatcAAGATCTACAAGACGGCGTTCCGTGCCATGCAGGGCGCcatgctcgacgaggcccacAAGGCGCCTACCGCCTACAAGCTCGTCACTCTCCTTCCCAACGAGCAGGTCATTGGTCTGCACATTATCGGTGAGGGCTCGGACGAGATCCTCCAGGGCTTCGCCGTTGCCGTCAAGATGGGTGCCACCAAGAAAGACTTTGACGACACTGTCGCTATCC acCCCACCtctgccgaggagcttgttACTATGCGATGA
- the FPR2 gene encoding FK506-binding protein 2, producing MFRTQLVTLLALALALLVSVSAAELKIDVTHLPEGCKLKTRNGDKLSMHYTGTLDDGSKFDSSRDRNQPLDFTIGKGQVIQGWEQGLLDMCVGEKRILTIPSSLGYGARGFPPVIPADATLTFDVELVAIKNRKEEL from the exons ATGTTTCGCACCCAGCTCGTgaccctcctcgcgctcgcgctcgcgctgctcgtgtccgtctccgccgccgagctcaagatCGACGTGACCCACCTCCCAGAGGGCTGCAAGCTCAAGACGCGCAACGGCGACAAGCTGAGCATGca CTACACCGGCACGCTGGACGACGGCTCCAAGTTTGACTCGTCGCGCGACCGTAACCAGCCCCTCGACTTCACCA TCGGCAAGGGCCAGGTCATCCAGGGCTGGGAGCAGGGCCTCCTCGACATGTGTGTTGGCGAGAAGCGCATCCTCACCATTCCTTCGAGCCTTGGCTACG gcgcgcgcggcttcCCTCCTGTCATCCCTG CCGACGCTACCCTCACCTTtgacgtcgagcttgtcgccATCAAGAAccgcaaggaggagctcTAA
- the priB_16 gene encoding Protein priB: MGMNRPPPHQASILGLNPWTVPPPQSAGWSSSGGGGSSAAGVPASHIIHASPDGLQHPMSVGSLDSVTSPPLGFPTRPRLRPSTTLVDYLEPHLGAEDSRPITPQHGVTESPHTLDTDRGHESTLNFGVVVSPIGSGLVSENEAKYLYQQFLDRVSLTSGMFDPQYHTYARVSGWMPLFTACIYAASRYFRPALSDQLFVLASNNISKKVQNGDVDVPLIQALLVLVTWKAPSDRTSYIKLGLAVRLMFQLRLEFPAEVVPLTSSDDESRRLVDAERTVCRLDLSYSLMFQLPAGCHPSMLPTEAQLERWADSHKSHKVPGDAFKPFLSSLWEYHEDTATYPRTNLDLKHAPWTWEAKERRMYENLDKMRKNPEIQGVLRISGEILGRVQILKIVAIGLLQHGNQARGRAAHILSLTEDVSVFIKQLFETGDIIFWSDLWSYALLLPGLLLHCARHLFGPDEVARAKVFCNEMWRVFDQVPREFGDHPLRYIERSYRRLYGAFYRLQKGGEEPQSEEAGSGPLSAP; encoded by the exons ATGGGTATGAACCGTCCCCCACCACACCAGGCAAGTATCCTCGGGCTTAATCCTTGGACTGTCCCGCCCCCGCAGTCAGCGGGgtggtcgagcagcggcggcggtgggagcagtgccgccggcgtgcctGCGTCCCACATTATCCACGCGTCGCCCGACGGTCTGCAGCATCCCATGAGCGTCGGGAGCCTCGATAGTGTCACGTCTCCCCCCCTTGGTTTTCCGACGCGTCCCCGCCTCCGCCCATCAACCACCCTCGTCGACTACCTCGAGCCCCAcctgggcgccgaggacagcCGGCCCATCACCCCTCAGCACGGCGTGACCGAGTCACCCCACACCCTCGACACGGACCGCGGCCACGAGTCGACACTTAACTTTGGCGTTGTCGTCAGCCCCATCGGCTCGGGCCTCGTCTCGGAGAACGAAGCAAAGTATCTTTATCAGCA GTTTCTAGATCGCGTGAGCCTCACGAGCGGCATGTTCGACCCTCAGTACCACACGTATGCgcgtgtgagtgggtggatGCCGCTCTTCACGGCGTGCATTTATGCGGCGTCGCGGTACTTTCGCCCCGCGCTCTCCGACCAGCTTTTTGTGCTGGCCAGCAACAATATTTCCAAAAAGGTCCAGAACGGCGATGTCGACGTCCCCCTCATTCaagccctcctcgtcctcgtcacctGGAAGGCACCCAGCGACCGCACGTCGTACATCAAACTCGGGCTGGCCGTCAGGCTCATGTTCCAGCTCCGCCTCGAGTTCCCGGCCGAAGTGGTCCCTCTCACGTCGTCAGACGACGAGTCACGCCGCCTGGTCGATGCCGAGAGAACCGTGTGCA GGCTCGATCTGTCTTACTCCCTCATGTTCCAGCTTCCCGCGGGGTGTCACCCCTCGATGCTGCCGACTGAGGCTCAGCTCGAGCGATGGGCCGATAGCCACAAGAGCCACAAGGTCCCCGGTGACGCGTTCAAGCCATTCCTCTCAAG CTTGTGGGAGTACCACGAAGACACGGCGACATATCCGCGCACCAACCTTGATCTCAAACACGCCCCGTGGACATGGGAGGCCAAGGAACGCCGGATGTACGAGAACCTCGACAAGATGAGAAAGAACCCCGAGATCCAAGGCGTCCTGCGCATCTCTGGAGAAATTCTTGGCAGAGTACAGATTCTCAAGATCGTGGCCATTGGACTGCTGCAACACGGCAACCAGGCGCGTGGCAGGGCCGCCCACATCCTCTCCCTCACCGAGGACGTCAGCGTGTTTATCAAGCAGCTCTTCGAGACTGGCGACATTATTTTCTGGTCCGATCTCTGGAGCTACGCCCTTCTTCTAcccggcctcctcctccactgT GCTCGCCACCTCTTCGGACCGGACGAAGTGGCGCGCGCCAAAGTCTTCTGCAATGAAATGTGGCGCGTGTTTGACCAAGTCCCGCGCGAGTTCGGCGACCATCCGCTCAGGTACATTGAGCGTAGTTATCGGAGGCTGTATGGGGCGTTTTACAGGCTTCagaagggcggcgaggagccaCAGAGCGAAGAAGCG GGCAGTGGCCCGCTCTCGGCCCCGTAA